The sequence CCCTAGAAGTTTGTAACTTTAGCTTCCGAAAAATTATTAATTAAACGAGACCCCTGCCGAAGTTTATCCTGAGCGAAGTCGATGGGCAAATAAAGAATATGAAACGAAAACTACGCATTAACGGCCATTCGCACCTACTTCCTTATCCTGAGGAAATACCTCAGTTTATGCAGGACAAAGAAATTTTCTGGGTAGATAAAGACCGAAAATTTATGCTTCAAAAAGATTGGAGCCGTCCGGTTACGGATTCTAGTTTTTTTTTGGATGAAAAGTTGGAATGGATGGAGCGTTTCAAAATAGATCACGCCGTGGTTTTGAACCTTTCACAATTATACGGAAACGGTTTACGTGTTGAAGAAATGAAGCAGGCGTTGCGTTTTCAAAATGATTTTAACGCAAAAGTGCAACACGAAAACCCTTCAAAATTTACTTGTGGGTTTGTGGTGCATCCAGGATTTGTAAGAGGAGCGGTTTGGGAAATGGAACGTTGTGTAGAAGAATTAGGTCTTCAATTATTGTGTTTACCAACACATTATATGGATACGATTGGAACGTGGCGTTGTATTTTTGATGAAGAAAATGAGCCTATTTTTGAGTTGGCTTCAAAATATAATCTGGCAGTTGAAATCCATCCTTACGATGGAGAAAAATTCATCAAACTTGAAAATACAGCTTGGCGCTTTCATCTAATCTGGATGTTGGCGCAATGTGCAGATGCCTATCACTTCTTAACATTGAACGGTTACGCAGATAAATATCCAAATATGCGAACCTGTTTTGCACACGGCGGACAATTGGCACAAATAAATTTAGGAAGAAGAATACAAGGTTTTGATGGCCGTCCAGATCTTTTTGAAGGGAAAACACATCCTAGAAAATCCGTTGGACATAAAAATATCTTTTTCGATACGCTACTCCACGATACTGGCGGACTGGAATTATTGGTAAGAAATCAAGGATCCAAACAAATACTTATGGGCTTGGATGATCCATATCCACTTGGTGAAATGGAAAGTGCAGTGCAATCTTCCTATCCTGGGAAAATTCTGGATCTGGCTGTGGAACGAAAAATTTTAACTCCAGATCAGTGTGATGCTATTTGGGATGATAACGTAATTCAATGGCTTTGTGGCGATGACCAAGATGCCAAAGACAAATTAGTTAAAAGAATCCTCGGCGAATAATGACTGAAGTAGCCAAGTTTTATATCCTTTCGCACATTTGTATCGCCTTTCTTGGTGGCGTTTTGCTGCTTGCACTTTGGTTTAACATTCGGGCTCGTTTCAGCCAACTTTTAGAGGAGGACGATTCGCAGAAAAGAGTTGATAAAGGTCTTCTTTATCTAAGTTTCGCAATGTTTATTTGGGTGCTCTCGGGTTGCTGGATTTATGGCGGAACTGTGTTTAATTACACTGAAACGCAAGGCTATCATATTGCTGTAAATCTTTTCTCCATTGTAAATAATATGTTTTTGTTGTTGGCGCTGTTCTACTTTTATTATGCACCAGGTTTTATTTATCACAATAAAAAAAACATCAAGAAAATAGTTGTTGTAATTGTTTGCACTTCAATTTTGACCTTTGTATTACCCATCATTTTAAAAGAAAATAATGTGGTAAATGGTGTACGCATTAGCAGTATTCCAGATTTAGTGCTCTCTGCTTTTCTTTGCTATTTATTGGGTGTTTCCTTCTACAGAACCTTTGTTTATAGAGGCTTAAAGATTATTGGTTATATTTCGGTTTTGGTTATACTATTGATTTTCGTTTCTCAGATTTCTGAAGTATTTTTAACTTTCGGAGATGATTTCAGTAATAATTTTATTAAAATAATCGCCAAAACATCATTGATTTCTATCTTTTTGGTTTTGGCTACAACTTGGGTTATTAAACTTGCAAGCACCCCAAAACCTAATGAAATTACTATTCAATTTATAGATTGGAGTGTTTTAAAACTGAATATTCCCACCAAAAATATCTACGATCAAACTATTGATTTTGGTTCAAAAACGACGCAATATAAAAATCTGTTGAAATTTGCCATCCGCAGAAAATTTGCTGAAGGTGATTCTCAAACAATTCCTGTAAGTCTTGGTGGCGAAATAAAAAATCAAACCTATCTCACTCGAATTATTGAAAACATAAATGATATTCTTCAGCTAGATGATTCGCAAAAACTGGACAGACGCGATCTTTTTACCTTT comes from Aequorivita sublithincola DSM 14238 and encodes:
- a CDS encoding amidohydrolase family protein — its product is MKRKLRINGHSHLLPYPEEIPQFMQDKEIFWVDKDRKFMLQKDWSRPVTDSSFFLDEKLEWMERFKIDHAVVLNLSQLYGNGLRVEEMKQALRFQNDFNAKVQHENPSKFTCGFVVHPGFVRGAVWEMERCVEELGLQLLCLPTHYMDTIGTWRCIFDEENEPIFELASKYNLAVEIHPYDGEKFIKLENTAWRFHLIWMLAQCADAYHFLTLNGYADKYPNMRTCFAHGGQLAQINLGRRIQGFDGRPDLFEGKTHPRKSVGHKNIFFDTLLHDTGGLELLVRNQGSKQILMGLDDPYPLGEMESAVQSSYPGKILDLAVERKILTPDQCDAIWDDNVIQWLCGDDQDAKDKLVKRILGE